Part of the Gemmatimonadota bacterium genome is shown below.
GTGTTTGTCAACGCGATTGAGCCGTGTGGGAAACAAAATATTCTCGCGTTCGACCTTCACATTCCAGGGCCATATTCGAACAGCTGACTCCACTTCGGGGAAATCGCGTTGCAACGCGGGGGCCAAAGATCCCGACGTACCCCAGGAAAAATTGCGCGATCCGCCCTGGATATTTATTTCTCGCACGACCTTGTAAATGCGATCCCCCTTTTCATATCTGTGATCGTATTGCAGTTCGCGTTGTAAAAACAACACGATTAAAAGGCAGCAGGACATGGCGATGCCCAAACCGAGGATATTGAGCGCGGAATACACTTTGTTCCGCATCAAATTCCTGATAGCAATTTTGGCGTAATTTCCGATCAGATTAAACATGAAGCAGGCTCCTGCAGATGCAATAAATGTGCCACAACATATAGACTACTGTATAAAAAAGTGGATTTTCTGCCAGACGCAATTGTTTTCTGTTCTCCGTCAAACCCGAAAATCCAATTGACATTCAAACATATCTTCGCCTAATTTAAACGGTTTGGTGTCTTTCAGAGAAATAGCCTCCACGCCTGTATTTGGACAGGACTAAGGCCGGACGATGTTCAACTATTTTCCCCCTCCCCGCAAGGGAGCAAAACAGTCACTCATAAGAGTCTTTCTGCGTTTTCTCAGGTTGATGATCCCGGTCTGGGATAAGGCTCTGCTCGTCGTAATGGGCACGATCGTCGTCAGCACGTTTCGGGTTGTGAATCCGTGGCTGAGCAAGTTTCTCATCGATGATGCATTTCCCAATCAGGATTGGAACCTGTTCTACAGTATCTTTGTCGCCTATGTCGTGCTTGTTCTGATTCAGAGATTGGTCGGTACCATGACGACCATACTCAATCACTACGTAGATCTACGCGTGAGCTTAGCCCTCAAAACCCACTTCTTCACCCACCTCCAGCGTCTCTCCATGACCTTCTACGAGAGTCGTGGTATTGGCGAGCACATGTATCGCGCCAGCGCAGATACGGGGGCCGTAATGCGCATGATTACGGACATCTTGCCAGCGACATTGCGTGCGGTCTATGAGTTCATACTTATCCTCATCTTCACCACCTGGTTGGACTGGCGAGTCTCGCTGGTCATTCTGATTTACTCGATTCCTTATGGAATGGTCGCCCAGAAGATCGCGACCATACAGCGCAGATTTGATCGCCGCGTAAGAGAGAGATGGCAGGCGCGCGACGCCGGGCTTCAAGAAGGCGTTGCCGGGGCAGCCGTCGTACAGACATTTGGTCGACGTCGGCACGAAGTAAAGCGATATCTCAATCTCACCATCGAAGGGTATCGCGCCGCGATGCGCCTGTTTTATATGCGTGTCATCGAAGGAGAACTCGCGCGCAATAACGGCCTGCTTCCCTATTTAAAAAATCGACTGATAAGACTATACTTTCTCAGAGAAGTTATTTTAGGCAACCTCTCCTATGGGTCTGTCTTCCCTATTTTTTCCTATACGAACCGCCTGTCCAACCCCATTCAAGTCCTGATTCGGTATTTTCAGCAAGTTCGCATTGCAATGGTTCCCGCCGAGCGCATTCTCGAAACACTGGATCAGGTTCCCGCTGTTACAGACCGTCCCAATGCACCGGCAATGCCACCTGTCAGGGGCGATGTCGTCTTTGACAATGTCTCCTTTTCTTACGAGGATGGCACACCGATCCTGCGCAACCTGAGCTTCACCGTTCAGGCAGGTCAAAAAATCGCTCTGGTTGGACACAGTGGATCGGGCAAAACCACGGTCGCGAACCTGCTTCTCAGACTATACGACCCGGATTCCGGAAGGGTAATTGTAGATGGCCAGGACCTCAGAGAAGTAAAATCGAGCACCTATCAGGACCAGGTTGGTCTGGTTTTACAGGAAACGCATTTGTTCAACGGAACAATCAAAGAAAATATCCTGTTCGGTCAGCCCCATGCATCTGACGATGAAGTGGTCAGAGCCGCCCAACTGGCGGACATAGACGCATTTGCCTCATCCCAACGCAACGGATATGACACCGACCTTCGAGAAGGCACGAGAATTTCAGGGGGTCAGAAACAGCGGATCGGGATTGCCCGGGCCATGGTTCGCGATCCCAAAATTCTCATTCTGGATGAACCCACATCATCTCTGGACAGCGCCACAGAACAGCGATTTTTGCAAAGCCTGGACCGCGTAGCAGAAGGACGCACCACATTCATAGTCTCTCACAGACTCACAACAGTGGCAAATGCCGACCAGATCATCGTTCTCAGCGACGGTCAGATCCTCGAACAAGGGACACACGCAGAACTGATTCGCAATGGGGGCGAGTACGCAGAGATGTACCGGCGATACCTCGGCCTGGATGATAACAGGCAAGTTGGGTAACGCAATCTCCTCATAATCACGGGTAAAAAAATGCAAACGACAGAGAAACCGAAAACACAGAGCTTGAGAACCCGCAGATTTATCGCGAAGTACGTCAAATATCTGGAGATATTCGGGTATGGCTTTGTTTTTGCGGTCGCCGCAGCCATCGCCTTTCTGTGGTTTACAAAGACAGAAGACCTCGTGTTATCTAATGCCGAACCGATCAAGCCGCACGAATATGTCCTATCCTCTGATGAGGATATCGTAGTCATAGAGGCACTGGTAAAAAATAAAACCGACGTAACAATTGGTCAGCCGCTATTTGAAATTTCCAGAGACCAATCCCAGGTCAACCGCTAT
Proteins encoded:
- a CDS encoding ABC transporter ATP-binding protein; the encoded protein is MFNYFPPPRKGAKQSLIRVFLRFLRLMIPVWDKALLVVMGTIVVSTFRVVNPWLSKFLIDDAFPNQDWNLFYSIFVAYVVLVLIQRLVGTMTTILNHYVDLRVSLALKTHFFTHLQRLSMTFYESRGIGEHMYRASADTGAVMRMITDILPATLRAVYEFILILIFTTWLDWRVSLVILIYSIPYGMVAQKIATIQRRFDRRVRERWQARDAGLQEGVAGAAVVQTFGRRRHEVKRYLNLTIEGYRAAMRLFYMRVIEGELARNNGLLPYLKNRLIRLYFLREVILGNLSYGSVFPIFSYTNRLSNPIQVLIRYFQQVRIAMVPAERILETLDQVPAVTDRPNAPAMPPVRGDVVFDNVSFSYEDGTPILRNLSFTVQAGQKIALVGHSGSGKTTVANLLLRLYDPDSGRVIVDGQDLREVKSSTYQDQVGLVLQETHLFNGTIKENILFGQPHASDDEVVRAAQLADIDAFASSQRNGYDTDLREGTRISGGQKQRIGIARAMVRDPKILILDEPTSSLDSATEQRFLQSLDRVAEGRTTFIVSHRLTTVANADQIIVLSDGQILEQGTHAELIRNGGEYAEMYRRYLGLDDNRQVG